The following is a genomic window from Adhaeribacter radiodurans.
TATTAATGCCGGAACCGGATCGCAGCCAGCATGATAATTATATTCAAAATTATCACAGAACCGGTATTGGTCAGATTATCGGCAAAGGCCGGGAGGTATTAGGACGACGAAAAGATGGTACGGTGTTTCCGTTTTTATTGAGCATTAGCGAAGTAAAACTAAAGGAGAAACAAATTTTTACCGGTATTATTCATGATATTACTAATTTAAAAAAAGCGGAGGCGGCATTACGCGAAAGTGAAAACAAAATCACTTCCATTATTCAGGCGGCCGTTGATGGGATTATTACAATTGATACCCGGGGCATCATCGAGATGGTAAACCCTTCGGCGGCCCGGTTATTTGGGTACGAAGCCAATGAATTATTGGGCAAAAGTATTAATGTATTAATGCCGGAACCCGACCATAGCAGGCACGATGGGTATATGCATAACTACCATACCACCGGCAGGAAAAAGATAATTGGCATAGGCCGCGAAGTAACCGGTTTACGAAGAGATGGTACTATTTTCCCTTTTTACTTGAGTATTAGTGAAGTGGAATTAGCCGACCGCAAGGTGTATACCGGTTTTATTCATGATATTACCCAACAAAAATTAAACGAAGAAAAGCTACGCCGCTACGCCGCCGAACTGGAGCGCAGCAACCTGGAACTGCAGGATTTTGCTTATGTTTCGTCGCACGATTTGCAGGAACCCTTGCGCAAAATTCAAGCTTTCGGCGACCGGCTCCTAACCAAAGAGCACGCCAACCTCAGCGACCAGGGCAAAGATTATCTGGAACGAATGCTAAACGCAGCTTCCCGGATGCAGAACTTAATCAACGATTTGCTGGCTTTCTCGCGGGTTACTACCAAAAGCAAGCCTTTTGTGCGGGTAAGTCTCGAAAAAATACTAACCGAAGTACTTTCAGATCTGGAAATAACCATTGAGCAAACGCAAACGCAAATAAACCGGTCTCC
Proteins encoded in this region:
- a CDS encoding sensor histidine kinase — its product is MEQNIEDRSRLQAIINTAIDGIITIDSAGIIETVNPAAARIFGYEPAEIIGQNVKILMPEPDRSQHDNYIQNYHRTGIGQIIGKGREVLGRRKDGTVFPFLLSISEVKLKEKQIFTGIIHDITNLKKAEAALRESENKITSIIQAAVDGIITIDTRGIIEMVNPSAARLFGYEANELLGKSINVLMPEPDHSRHDGYMHNYHTTGRKKIIGIGREVTGLRRDGTIFPFYLSISEVELADRKVYTGFIHDITQQKLNEEKLRRYAAELERSNLELQDFAYVSSHDLQEPLRKIQAFGDRLLTKEHANLSDQGKDYLERMLNAASRMQNLINDLLAFSRVTTKSKPFVRVSLEKILTEVLSDLEITIEQTQTQINRSPLPDIEAEPTQIRQLFQNLISNAIKFRKENEQPIINIYARQLQRQAHLTATPGDQQVEISIEDNGIGFDEKYLDRIFNIFQRLEGHKYEGSGIGLAICRKIAIRHGGDITAQSQVGVGTRFIITLATKQPQQ